One window of Mauremys mutica isolate MM-2020 ecotype Southern chromosome 6, ASM2049712v1, whole genome shotgun sequence genomic DNA carries:
- the ZBTB5 gene encoding zinc finger and BTB domain-containing protein 5, whose amino-acid sequence MDFPGHFEQIFQQLNYQRLHGQLCDCVIVVGNRHFKAHRSVLAACSTHFRALFTVAEGDQTMNMIQLDSEVVTAEAFAALIDMMYTSTLMLGESNVMDVLLAASHLHLNSVVKACKHYLTTRTLPMSPPSDRVQEQNARMQRSFMLQQLGLSIVSSALNSTQSTEEQQNTMSSSMRSNIEQRTTFPIRRLHKRKQSSEDRARQRIRPTIDESIISDVAPESGQSVVHSREEFFSPDSLKIVDNSKADVVTDNPEDNTIMFDQSFGAQEDAQVPSQSDNSGGNISQMSMASQATQVETSFDQEATSEKNNFQCENPEISLNEKEHMRVVVKSEPLSSPEPQDEVSDVTSQAEGSESVEVEGGVVSAEKIELSPESSDRSFSDPQSSTDRVGDIHILEVSNNLEHKSTFSISNFLNKSRGGNFGANQSDDNIPNTTSDCRMDGDASYLMSPESGPTNGHSSATVSHVENPFHEPTDSHFVRPMQDVMGLPCVQTSGYRAAEQFGMDFPRSGLGLHSLSRAMMGSPRGGASNFPGYRRIAPKMPVVTSVRSSQMQDSTPNSQLIMNGTSSSFENGHPSQPGPPQLTRASADVLSKCKKALSEHNVLVVEGARKYACKICCKTFLTLTDCKKHIRVHTGEKPYACLKCGKRFSQSSHLYKHSKTTCLRWQSSNLPSTLL is encoded by the coding sequence ATGGATTTTCCAGGACATTTTGAGCAAATCTTTCAACAGCTAAACTACCAGCGTCTTCATGGTCAACTTTGTGACTGTGTCATTGTGGTGGGGAACAGGCATTTCAAAGCCCATCGCTCTGTTTTGGCAGCATGCAGCACACATTTTCGAGCTCTCTTTACCGTAGCAGAGGGAGACCAGACCATGAACATGATCCAGCTGGACAGTGAGGTAGTGACAGCTGAGGCCTTTGCTGCTCTGATTGACATGATGTACACCTCCACACTCATGCTGGGAGAGAGCAATGTTATGGATgtcttgctggcagcttctcacTTACATTTGAACTCTGTTGTTAAAGCATGTAAACACTACCTTACTACAAGGACACTGCCAATGTCGCCACCTAGCGATAGAGTTCAAGAACAAAATGCACGCATGCAAAGATCTTTCATGCTTCAGCAGCTTGGACTGAGTATAGTGAGCTCTGCATTAAATTCCACGCAGAGCACAGAGGAACAACAAAATACTATGAGCTCATCAATGAGAAGTAACATAGAACAACGCACTACTTTTCCTATTCGGCGTCTTCACAAACGGAAACAGTCTTCTGAAGACCGGGCCAGACAGCGAATCAGGCCTACCATAGATGAGTCCATCATTTCAGATGTTGCCCCAGAGAGCGGGCAGTCGGTAGTGCATTCACGGGaagaatttttttcaccagattcACTGAAGATTGTGGACAATTCTAAAGCTGATGTTGTGACTGATAATCCAGAGGATAACACCATTATGTTTGATCAGTCTTTTGGTGCCCAAGAAGATGCCCAAGTGCCCAGTCAGTCTGACAACAGTGGAGGAAACATTTCGCAAATGTCCATGGCATCTCAAGCAACACAAGTGGAAACTAGCTTTGACCAAGAAGCTACTTCTGAGAAAAACAACTTTCAGTGTGAAAATCCAGAGATCAGTCTAAACGAAAAAGAACACATGAGGGTGGTGGTTAAATCTGAGCCCTTGAGTTCCCCAGAGCCTCAAGATGAAGTGAGTGATGTCACTTCCCAAGCAGAAGGCAGTGAGTCTGTTGAAGTGGAAGGAGGAGTAGTCAGTGCAGAAAAGATAGAACTGAGTCCGGAAAGTAGCGATCGTAGCTTTTCTGACCCACAATCTAGTACTGATAGGGTTGGTGACATCCATATTTTGGAGGTGTCAAATAACCTGGAACACAAGTCTACGTTCAGTATCTCAAATTTTCTGAATAAGAGCCGAGGTGGCAATTTTGGTGCTAATCAAAGTGATGACAACATTCCAAATACAACCAGTGACTGCAGAATGGATGGAGATGCCTCTTATTTAATGAGTCCAGAGTCTGGCCCTACTAATGGCCATTCCTCTGCTACTGTCTCTCACGTGGAGAATCCATTTCATGAACCTACAGACTCCCACTTTGTTAGACCTATGCAGGATGTAATGGGTCTTCCATGTGTACAGACTTCTGGATACCGGGCAGCAGAACAGTTTGGGATGGACTTTCCAAGGTCTGGCTTGGGACTACACTCTTTATCAAGGGCAATGATGGGCTCTCCAAGAGGTGGAGCCAGTAACTTTCCTGGCTACCGTCGCATAGCCCCCAAAATGCCCGTTGTGACCTCTGTTAGGAGCTCCCAAATGCAAGATAGTACACCTAATTCCCAGTTGATAATGAATGGGACCAGttcctcttttgaaaatgggcatCCTTCCCAGCCTGGTCCACCACAGTTGACCAGGGCATCTGCTGATGTTCTTTCAAAATGTAAGAAGGCCTTATCTGAGCACAATGTTTTGGTTGTAGAAGGTGCTCGCAAATATGCCTGTAAAATCTGCTGCAAGACTTTCTTGACCTTAACAGACTGTAAGAAGCACATCCGTGTGCACACAGGAGAAAAGCCTTATGCCTGTTTAAAATGTGGCAAACGGTTCAGCCAGTCCAGCCATTTGTATAAAC